From the Pseudooceanicola aestuarii genome, one window contains:
- a CDS encoding metal-binding protein ZinT has protein sequence MTQAYPMAALALATGAMLALAQPAMAESDSHDHAHSHDHSAEEIYKGHFDDDQVQPRALTDWAGDWQSVYPLLLDGTLDPVFADKAVHGDKTAAEYTAYYQTGYATDVDRIEIGASHVTFFRDGVPVQGEYASDGQEILTYSAGNRGVRFIFAKTSGDAAAPAFIQFSDHRIAPEKSDHYHLYWGDDRAALLAEVTNWPTYFPAGLSGSQVAEAMMAH, from the coding sequence ATGACACAAGCTTACCCCATGGCCGCCCTCGCCCTTGCCACCGGCGCGATGCTTGCCCTCGCTCAGCCCGCAATGGCCGAAAGCGACAGCCATGACCACGCCCATTCCCATGATCACAGCGCCGAGGAGATCTACAAGGGTCATTTTGATGATGATCAGGTTCAGCCCCGCGCGCTGACCGACTGGGCCGGTGACTGGCAATCGGTCTACCCGCTGCTGCTGGACGGCACGCTGGATCCGGTCTTCGCCGACAAAGCCGTGCATGGGGACAAGACAGCCGCCGAATACACCGCCTATTACCAGACCGGCTATGCAACTGATGTCGACCGGATCGAAATCGGGGCCAGCCACGTCACCTTCTTCCGTGACGGAGTGCCGGTACAAGGCGAATATGCCAGCGATGGCCAGGAAATCCTGACCTATTCCGCCGGCAATCGCGGCGTGCGCTTCATCTTTGCCAAGACGTCGGGCGATGCGGCGGCGCCGGCGTTCATCCAGTTCAGCGATCACCGTATCGCGCCGGAGAAATCCGACCATTACCACTTGTATTGGGGCGATGACCGTGCCGCCCTGCTGGCGGAAGTGACCAATTGGCCGACCTACTTTCCGGCCGGGTTGAGCGGCAGCCAGGTCGCCGAGGCGATGATGGCCCACTGA
- a CDS encoding carbohydrate ABC transporter permease, translated as MTRLIEPVLAVALAILWISPLLVAVWAAFHNVSDAINFRPTAPLTLDNFRTAWEGAPWLRYFLNSFLLVTSILIGQFVLATLAGFAFAQVRFRGRDAVFTLVLLQLFILPEVLIVENYRVAARLGLLDTILGIGAPYMASAFGIFLMRQAFKSVPRDLDEAARVEGCSLLGVLWRVYVPAARPTYIAYALVSVATHWNNFLWPLIVTNTDSARPLTVGLSIFGAPENGVDISVISAATLMVVAPLLILFLVFQRRFVQAFLTAGIK; from the coding sequence ATGACCCGTCTGATCGAACCCGTGCTGGCGGTGGCACTAGCGATTCTGTGGATCTCGCCGTTGCTGGTGGCGGTCTGGGCGGCGTTTCACAACGTTTCCGACGCGATCAACTTTCGCCCCACCGCGCCGCTGACGCTGGACAACTTCCGCACCGCCTGGGAAGGCGCGCCCTGGCTGCGGTATTTCCTGAATTCCTTCCTGCTGGTCACCTCGATCCTGATCGGGCAGTTCGTGCTGGCGACGCTGGCGGGTTTTGCCTTTGCTCAGGTGCGGTTTCGCGGGCGCGACGCGGTGTTCACGCTGGTGTTGCTGCAATTGTTCATCCTGCCCGAGGTGCTGATCGTGGAAAACTACCGCGTCGCCGCGCGGCTGGGCCTGCTGGACACGATCCTGGGGATCGGCGCGCCCTACATGGCCTCGGCCTTCGGGATCTTTCTGATGCGGCAGGCGTTCAAGTCCGTGCCCAGAGATCTGGACGAGGCCGCCCGGGTCGAGGGCTGTTCCCTGTTGGGCGTGCTGTGGCGGGTCTATGTTCCGGCGGCGCGGCCCACCTATATCGCCTATGCGCTGGTGTCGGTGGCGACCCATTGGAACAATTTCCTGTGGCCGCTGATCGTGACCAATACCGACAGCGCGCGCCCCCTGACGGTGGGGCTGTCGATCTTTGGCGCGCCGGAGAACGGGGTGGATATCTCGGTCATCTCTGCCGCGACGCTGATGGTCGTGGCGCCGCTGCTGATCCTGTTCCTGGTGTTCCAGCGCCGGTTCGTCCAGGCCTTCCTGACAGCGGGGATCAAGTAG
- a CDS encoding carbohydrate ABC transporter permease yields the protein MTDLSQAEQRRRAIHGWLLLSPALAMLGTFAFYPSVATFWTSLWSRGTRRRPSEFAGLENYRALLEDPTFWKVAWNNLLYAGTTIPLSIAIALAMALWANSKIPARSFVRTAYFTPTVLPMIAAGNLWLFFYTPSFGIINKVGALFGAPAVNWLGQPETALWAICLVTVWKESGFFMIFYLAALQTIPPDLKEAAEIEGASRWTYTRRIVLPLLMPTTLFILVNAMINSVKLIDHLFILTKGGPSDSSKLILYYIWENAYAYFDRPAAAAMTVLVLIGLGLLAAFQFTVLDRRTHYR from the coding sequence ATGACCGATCTTTCCCAGGCAGAGCAGCGCCGGCGCGCCATCCACGGCTGGCTGTTGCTGTCGCCCGCGCTGGCGATGCTGGGCACCTTTGCATTCTACCCGTCGGTCGCCACGTTCTGGACCTCGCTCTGGTCGCGGGGCACACGGCGGCGGCCTTCGGAATTCGCGGGGCTCGAAAATTACCGCGCCCTGCTGGAGGATCCGACCTTCTGGAAAGTGGCGTGGAACAACCTGCTCTATGCCGGGACGACGATCCCGCTTTCCATCGCCATCGCATTGGCCATGGCGCTTTGGGCCAATTCGAAGATCCCGGCCCGCAGCTTTGTCCGCACCGCCTATTTCACACCGACGGTGCTGCCGATGATCGCCGCGGGCAATCTGTGGCTGTTCTTCTACACCCCCAGTTTCGGCATCATCAACAAGGTGGGCGCCCTGTTCGGCGCCCCGGCGGTGAACTGGCTGGGCCAGCCGGAAACCGCCCTTTGGGCGATCTGCCTGGTGACGGTCTGGAAGGAAAGCGGGTTCTTCATGATCTTCTACCTGGCCGCCCTGCAAACCATCCCGCCCGACCTGAAAGAGGCCGCCGAGATCGAGGGCGCCAGCCGCTGGACCTATACCCGCCGCATCGTGCTGCCCCTGCTGATGCCCACCACCCTGTTCATTCTGGTGAACGCGATGATCAACTCGGTCAAGCTGATCGACCACCTGTTCATCCTGACCAAGGGCGGACCATCCGACAGTTCCAAGCTGATCCTCTATTACATCTGGGAAAACGCCTATGCCTATTTCGATCGGCCAGCCGCCGCGGCGATGACTGTGCTGGTGCTGATCGGCCTTGGCCTTCTGGCGGCGTTCCAGTTCACCGTTCTCGACCGCCGGACCCATTACCGATGA